One genomic region from Flavobacteriales bacterium encodes:
- a CDS encoding HU family DNA-binding protein, whose translation MNKAELIDQVAAEAGLSKADAKRALDAFVNATTKALKNGDRVALVGFGSFSVSDRASRTGRNPQTGAEIKIEAKKVVRFKTGSELADAVK comes from the coding sequence ATGAACAAGGCAGAATTAATTGATCAAGTTGCCGCTGAAGCAGGTCTTTCTAAGGCAGACGCGAAAAGGGCTTTGGATGCATTTGTTAACGCTACTACAAAGGCGCTTAAAAATGGCGATCGTGTAGCATTGGTAGGATTCGGTTCGTTCTCGGTTTCTGACAGAGCTTCTAGAACAGGAAGAAACCCACAGACTGGAGCTGAAATCAAAATTGAAGCTAAAAAAGTAGTGCGCTTTAAAACCGGCAGCGAACTTGCTGACGCAGTGAAATAG